The DNA sequence CCTTGGTTAGCGTCAATGAGAAAAAATCAACCCACGTAAAATAGTCAATGTCTGCAAAAGTTACAAAACCTACAAGATAAAGAACATATGCCAATATAATGATCGCACTTGCACGTGTTAAAACATAATCATGAACTCCGTTTCTACCGAAGCTGCCCACAACGTTTACCATACTAATACCCCTGTTAATACTGATAAGATAGCCGTGATTATAAATCCAACTTTTGCACTCAAAGCGGCACTTTCTAATTCTTCCCAATAACCCAAATCTTGAATCATATGGCGTACACCAAATACAATATGGTAAGTAAGCCCGGTTAGCGCTGCCCAGATAATAAATCCAATGAAGAAATTATCTATATATCCCATCACATTATTAAAATCTGTTTCTGAAGTTAAGGACTGATTTAACAGTGTTAAGAATATTGCTAATGCAATAAATACGATGATCCCAGATATTCGATGCAATATTGATGCTGTTGCAGTTATCGGGAATTGAACCGTGGTTAAGTCTAAATTTTTAGGTCTGTCTCTGCGCACAATGAGGTCTCTTTTTATTAGCCGATAAGAAGTTTTTTTTAGCAGGTACATTGTTAGCATATTGTTGACATAATGTCAGTCATATGACGTTTTTTTGTGATACAAACGCAATTATAATCCGGTTATCTGAGGAAAAGTACAAATTATAACCACTTGTTATGGTAACTAAGAATTGATGTGATAATTTGATGATTTAATGATTTCTTGTCATTGGATTTTAAAATTCTAGTGCAGATCATTTTATAAAATGTTCAGTTCGACTTTTTCCACTTTTTAAACCAAAAGTTATTTGGTTTTTTTGATAAAAACATGATACTTTACAAGTTTCACTGGCTGTCATTTGTATCTGCTACTTACCTAAAAAAATATATATACTTCGACAAAAAACATGCTTTGGTTAATCATGACCCCTTAGTGTGGATAAAATTTTTTGCAGCTATTTTGCAGTTATAAAGCAGATTCATTACAAGCCTAAAGCTGATCCTGCTCGCTGAACGAAATAACGTTGCTCACCGGTTAATCCTGGATCCTATTGACCTTTCTAGTACAAATTTTATTCAATATCGCATTGTTCTAAGCAAGACATGAGGAGAGCAGCATGGTTATTCTATGTAAATTGTGAATATAATGCAGAATGCTGACAGCCTATCTAGGATAAGGACACAACGCAGGCTCTGGCTTGTATAAAGCACGCACAGATTGCTGTAAAAACGCACAGCAAAGATCAACAGATTCTTGTGATTTAATTTTAAATTCTCTATTATAAGTTTTGTACTAACGTTTTGCACTCATGTCAGCTAGATAGTCGATAGTATCATCTAAAATTAAAGTATTCCGTTAAATTAGAGCAGAACAGCTCGCAAAGTTGAACTGTTAAAATTGACAAGGCTAAATTTAGCCTGTAAAAATATGCGGGTTAAATTCTTGTAATGCTTGTAATTCTTAAAAGAAATGGAGATAGAACAAATGTCTGAACAAAAAGCAATACTTCAATTACCTGGACAAGAAGCAATAGAACTACCAATCATGAAAGGGACTGCCGGTAATGATGTCATTGATATTCGAAGCTTAGGGAAAGCAGGTTATTTTACCTATGACCCCGGTTTTCTAGCAACAGCTTCTTGTGAATCAGCAATAACCTTCATAGATGGCGACAAGGGAATCCTATTACATCGCGGCTATGGAATTGAAGAATTAGCTGAAAAATCTGACTACCTCGAAGTTTGTTATTTACTGTTAAATGGCCAATTTCCTGACCAGGAACAGTCAGAAAAATTCCATCATGTTATATTACACCATACAATGATTCACGAACAGTTAGCAAAACTGTACCAAGGTTTCCGTCGCGATTCTCATCCAATGGCAATCATGTGTGGTGTTGTTGGCGCATTATCAGCTTTCTACCATGACTCTCTTGATGTTACCAACGAAACTCATCGTGAAATTACCGCTTACCGTCTAATTTCTAAAATGCCAACCTTAGCGGCCATGTCCTATAAATATTCAAATGGTCAGCCCTTTGTTTACCCTGACAATAGCCTTTCATATGCAGGTAATTTCCTGAAAATGATGTTTGCTGTTCCCTGCGAGGAGTTCAAAGTAAACCCCGTACTTGAACGTGCGATGGATAAAATATTTATCCTGCATGCAGACCATGAACAAAATGCGTCTACTTCTACCGTCCGTCTGGCTGGTTCATCGGGTGCTAACCCATTTGCGTGTATTGCCGCAGGTATCGCATCTTTATGGGGTCCTGCACATGGTGGCGCCAATGAAGCTTGTTTGAATATGTTAGAAGAAATCGGCAGTGTTGAAAACATTCCTGAATATATCGATAAAGCAAAAGATAAAAATGACCCATTCCGCTTAATGGGCTTTGGACATCGGGTCTATAAAAATCACGATCCCCGTGCAACTGTTATGCGAAAAGCCTGTCACGAAGTATTAGATGATCTGAACATTAATGATCCTCTTCTTGACGTTGCTATGGAGCTTGAAAGAATTGCGCTTGAAGACCCATATTTTGTAGAGAAAAAACTCTACCCGAATGTGGATTTTTATTCTGGTCTGGTACTGCGGGCAATGGGTATTCCTAAATCAATGTTTACGGTTATTTTTGCGATTTCCCGTACTATTGGTTGGATATCACATTGGAAAGAGATGTTAGATCAACCTGGACTGAAAATTGGACGACCACGTCAGTTATATACTGGTGAAGTTGGACTAAAAATTGATGACGTTAAAAATCGTTCTAACACATAGCAAATGAATAAGAAGTGATCAGAATTACTGTTGAAAGCGACACTAGCTGTTTTGCTAGGACTCATTTATCCGGTTCAATACTTGATCATTTTTGTTATACATCAGCAACCACTTAAAAGTAGTGGTTGCTGAATATTCAAATCTTATAGGCGTAGTTGCCACTAAATTTATTCAATCCTACCGCGCTTCTTTCCTTTTCTAAATTTGTAAATATCGATGACTCTATACATTCCAGAATTGCCCATAAATAATACTATTTTCCCAGACACAAGCTTAGCGTTAAGCGATCCCGATGGCCTTTTGGCTATGGGCGGGGATTTAAGTCCGCAACGAATCATCAAAGCTTACCAGCAGGGTATTTTCCCCTGGTTTAGTGACGGCCAGCCCATTTTGTGGTGGAGCCCTTCACAGCGCGCCATCATTCAACCAAACCTTGTGCATATCAGCAGCAGCATGAAAAAAATAATTAGCAAAAATAATTTCTCTCTTTCTATCAATCATGCCTTTCACGATGTGATTGACGCCTGTGCGGCGCCCCGGGGAAATCAAAACGAGACATGGATTACTTTCGATATGATCGCGGCATATCAAAAACTTCATCAACAAGGTATTGCCCATTCCATTGAAGTGTGGCGGGATAATAAGTTGGTGGGTGGTTTATACGGTGTCTGTATTGGCAGTGTATTTTGTGGTGAGTCGATGTTTAGCAAAGAGGATAATACTTCTAAAATCGCCTTTATAGCCTTATGCCAGCACTTTGATAAATTTAAAGGCCAGTTGATAGATTGTCAAATATTAACCAAGCATCTGCAAAGTTTTGGAGTGCAAAATGAATCTAGAGACAATTTTATAAATTATCTTAACCAATATAAAAATATAAACATAAATAAAAAATGTTGGGACAAACAGACTATTTTCATAAAAAACAGATAGGCAATAACGCCGTAGAAAGGAGCTACAAACGCTGCCCAAGGGTTCAGCTAAAAGCATTTTGCTCTTTGTTGCAAGGTATTTACTTAAATGACTACGCTGCACACCTCGCGGTGCGATTAAAACGCTTTTATCACCAACAAAAATTAACCACGAAAGATAAACAGGCCCTCGCTTATTACATTACCGGTGAACAAATATTGAATTGTTTACTCATTCCGGCTAAAACGTCCTTTCTTGAAATGAGTCCGATAAATTTATTATTTTCATCTACAACGGGGTAAATTTTTGGCTTTGCAGATAACATAAGCTGCGCTAGGTCAATAATACTCATGGTTGCTTTAACCGTCAGGGGAGTATTAACCATCACATCCTCAACTAACGCAACTAATTCGCAGTAGTAACTTGCTGCCAGCATTTTAGCTAAACAATCCTGCTCAGATAACCAACCAATAACATGGCCGCGATCATCAAGAACAGGCCCTCCAATCTCTTTACTCACGAGCAATTTAGTAACCGCACTTTCAATTGGCATCTCTTTTTTGAAAAAAATACTTTTACCGGACATGCAGTGTAATATTTGCAGATTTTCCATATAAATCTCCTCTTAATGTAATTAAAGTTTAATCTTTTTTGTCTGTTTGTCGATGATTTTACAATAAATATGAGGGTTCCACGGAAATTTAGTTTCCTTCGCATATGTTTCCTCGCTAAACTACCCCATATACATATTCAAGCATTAAGGTATTTTATGGCTTCTCTACAAGAACAACTGATGAAATCCGGTCTTATCAACAAACAAAAAGCACAGCAGGTACAAACGGATAAACGCCGTAAAGCAAAACAAAAGAAGAAAAAAGGGAGCGTTGAAGTTTCTGACATGCAAATGTCGCTCAACGATCAAAAACAACAAAATAAACAACAAGATCTGGATAAAAATAAAAAAACACAAGCAGAATTAGCGTTGCGCGCAGCACACGGTAAATTGATTCAGATGATTGCCCAACATTGCGAAAAGAATTATCAAGGTGAAATTGACTATCATTTTACCTATAACAACAAAGTTAAACGCATTGCAGTTGATAGTAAAACACAGCAGGGCTTGATTCGTGGTAACTTAGCGATTTGTGTATTAAATGAAGCATTTTATTTAATTAATAAAGAGGCAGCGGGCATATTAGCAGAGATTGATTCCTCAGTATTGGTCGCTTTACATGACACAAAAGAGCCATTAGAAGCGCTCGAAGATGATCCTTACGCTGATTTTGCTATTCCAGATGATCTTATTTGGTAAATTTATCCACTAAAAATAGCTCCTAGAATGACTTGAAGATGCATTTTCAAGTCATTCGGATATAAGCGAGTCTTTTTGATGTTAAGGACACCCTTTTTACGACCCTCTTTAAATTAATCTCTAAAGTTATTAAACTGAAATGCCTGGTCGAGCTCCGTCCCTTTAATCAAGGTCATCACGGCCTGTAAATCATCACGTTTTTTTCCTGTAACACGCAGTTGTTCACCCTGCACGGCAACCTGAACTTTCATTTTATTATCTTTAATAAGTTTAATTAATTTCTTAGAAGTTGGTTGATCTACCCCTTCTTTAAATTTAATAACTTGTGTCCATGTTTTCCCTGTGTGGTTTGGTGTTTCCGGATCCATTGCACGCGAATCAACTCCGCGCTTAATCAAATTTGTACGCAGCAGATCCATAAGTTGTCTTAACTGTGAATCATGCTCTGCTGACAATTTTGCTACGTCATTAGTGATTGAAAGACTTGCTTTCACACCTCGAAAATCAAAGCGAGTAGCAAGTTCACGGTTAGCATTGTCAACGGCATTTTGAAGCTCAGACGTATCAATTTCTGAAACAATATCAAATGATGGCATTTTATTATCCTGTTTTTTATTAAAAATTTAATAACGCTAAGTTACCAGAAAACTTCAATTTCATCTATGTTATGATCTTTAAAATAATTATTTCAGGCTGAAAATATGTGGCAAATTATAGGTGCGGGCGCAATAGGTTGTTTATGGGCCGCTAACTTATTGCGGATCAGAGAAAAAGTCCAGCTTATCACTCGCCGCCCCTGCACAGCTAACCTCCTGCAATATCAGGATTTATTAAAGCAGCAGTTTACTTTTCCTATAACGACCAGTACATCACTCAGCAGTACTTCTGATCCTGTCTTAGTCTGCGTGAAAGCAACACAAGTGATACCCGCCATTACAACACATCTAGCCTCAATAGATGCAGAGCAGGCTATTATTTTAATGCATAACGGCATGGGCTGTGCTGAGCAGGTAGCAAAATTATTACCTGACAATCCAATTATCTGCGCAACAACGGCAAATGCAAGTTTACTGCATTCTCCATTAAATATTGAGCAAACGGGCAAAGGTGTCACCTACTTGGGAGCCTACAACAATAAGGGAAAACTGTTTCAATCATTACAGGTGCCTCTGAATTCTGCCCTTACCAATACCTGCTGGTGTGAGGATGTTAATGAAAAATTATGGCTTAAACTAATCATCAATATGGCTATCAATCCATTAACAGCCATTCATCAAATAAAAAATGGACAATTAAAAGAGTCTTTTTTTCAAACGCAAATCAACAGTCTGGTAAATGAAAGCTTAGCAGTGGCTAACGCTGAAGGTGTTACCTTTAAAAAAGAGGAAATATTAGCAATTATTCAACAGGTAATAACATTAACAGCAGAAAATCTTTCCTCCATGAACCGGGACATTTTTTATCGAAGACACACTGAAAATGAGTTTATTGCGGGTTATTTATTAAAATCAGCCACCTTTAAGCAGATTCATACCCCGACAATTATGCGCCTTTATCAACAAATAAAGGCATTGGAGCAAGCCGCTCTTGCCGAACAATGATAGCCAAATAATACATCTTGAAATTTTGCCAACGTTAACCTGATGCGGGATTAAGACATGATTTAAAGCTGCTGATAATGAAAAACATGATCTGATAAGCTATTAATTAATATCATATTTTTAGAGCCTTTAAGAATATTAATTTTTTCTGGACGGTCATTGAATCCATTAATTTGAATCTCATTTTCAGTTGTTTCAAGATAACCAAATTGAATATTGCCAGGCAGCATATTCCAACTGCGTAAATCTGCGTTTTCCGTGGCAACGGTTGCCAGATTTAATAACAGCCCGACAAGATTGTCTTTTTGAGTGACACGACGCACCAGTTCATATTTAGCTAATGCGCGGGTTGTGGTCAGTAATAAAATAGAAGGCGTTTCTCGCTCTAAATCTTCTCTTACCAAGTCGTCTACATTTTCCACTATTTCGGTACGGACCTGTTGCTTAGAGAGCCTTAATTGAGCACCTCTAATACGCTGTTCTACTCTTGGATAATCAGGCATTGATATTCTAATTAACTGTGCGAAATTTTGGCTGGGCAGCACCACGGTTCTTTCAACCTTATGACTGACCACGCCGTCGAAATACAAAACAAATACTTGATTATCTGTCTTTTGACTGGGCTTAGGCAAATCCGGGAAGCGCTTTTGATAGTTGACAAACTGCTGCTCAGCACCCAATTTAAAACTCATCCGCAGTAATGCTTGTTTTAATCCAAGGGGGAGTGGCATAACACGTTGTGTAATAATATCCTGTGCAAATCGATAGCTTATCAGAGCATTGGATTGTTCATTTAACAGCTCATAAACAATACCGGCAATAAGATGAGCACTTGCTAGTTGGCCATTTAATGAATCTTTTTCGGCGAGTTTTTTCATAGCAATATCAGCTTGCAGTATTTCTACCCGCGCACCTTCTAACTCGTTCTTAAACAAATAACTGAGGGCTAAAATATTATGCACCATCACCCGATCAGTTGGGTAACCGCTATAACTTCTTAAGGTTTCACTTAACGTGCCCGCCCCCACATTCTCGCTGATTGAGGTAGCTTCTAATACAGACATCTCTTTTTTGGCTAAAGAAAGTGTTGTTATTGCACTGTCGAAATCTCCCGTGAGAAACGCCAACAAACCTTTATTAAGGTGGAATTGCGCATTATCCCGCGCTTTGGGTTCAGCATCTTGTAACTGTGCCAAAACACGCTCTGGCGATTGGGTATTTAAGGCCGTTGCTAACCGGTTAGAATCTCTTTGGTATGCTGTGCAGCCAGAAAGTAGCACAATAACGACAATCAATAATATTTTCTGCATACAGTTACCGGAAAATAAGATGGAAGAGCAAAAACCAGGCATTATAACAAATCCACTCACTGGATATTCTCCTTAGTGGAATGGTCATAATGCCTGATGAAGTCGGTTATTACTGGCGTAGTCGACTGTTTCTGACCAGTTTTTTAATCTTCTTCTCGCCAACCCAAACTTTACGGTTATCTTTAATGCTGATTAATTCCAAATTCACCTGATAATAACGCACTTGGGTTTTGCCTTCCATATCGATAATAGTATTAATTTGTCCCTGCATCATAAAATCAGCGCCATACTCTTGTCTTGCTACATTACGAGACTCGGCTGTTGCATTTAAATCTTGATCGCCACGTTCCGCACGGACTTCTTGACGCGCAACCGCTGAAGCGACAAATTGCACTTTGCCCGAATTGATTAATTCACGCTCCATATTAGCAACAAAGGTATTAGTATTAATATGCTCATGGCTTAAGTTTTTAACTGACCCCACAATGACCGCAGGATCTTTACCTGTTTGGGTAACAAACTGGACAATCCAGGGGCGAGACAATGAATCGTCAATCATTTCCCGTGCTACCAGTTGCGAATCAGTATCATTCCATGCCCCGCTTAAATCAATTTGCTCTTGAGCATCTATTCGTTCAACCGATGTTGAACAGGCGGTCAGTATAAAAGTAACCGCCAAGGCTGCCCATAGATTTTTTTGTGTTTTCATTGTTGACCCATCCTTTTAGATTAAACTCT is a window from the Psychromonas ingrahamii 37 genome containing:
- the sdhD gene encoding succinate dehydrogenase, hydrophobic membrane anchor protein, encoding MVNVVGSFGRNGVHDYVLTRASAIIILAYVLYLVGFVTFADIDYFTWVDFFSLTLTKVFTLFALIAMLVHSWIGLWQVLTDYVKNALLRAALQFLLTSTAFVYVIFGFVILWGV
- the sdhC gene encoding succinate dehydrogenase, cytochrome b556 subunit, with product MRRDRPKNLDLTTVQFPITATASILHRISGIIVFIALAIFLTLLNQSLTSETDFNNVMGYIDNFFIGFIIWAALTGLTYHIVFGVRHMIQDLGYWEELESAALSAKVGFIITAILSVLTGVLVW
- a CDS encoding citrate synthase, producing the protein MSEQKAILQLPGQEAIELPIMKGTAGNDVIDIRSLGKAGYFTYDPGFLATASCESAITFIDGDKGILLHRGYGIEELAEKSDYLEVCYLLLNGQFPDQEQSEKFHHVILHHTMIHEQLAKLYQGFRRDSHPMAIMCGVVGALSAFYHDSLDVTNETHREITAYRLISKMPTLAAMSYKYSNGQPFVYPDNSLSYAGNFLKMMFAVPCEEFKVNPVLERAMDKIFILHADHEQNASTSTVRLAGSSGANPFACIAAGIASLWGPAHGGANEACLNMLEEIGSVENIPEYIDKAKDKNDPFRLMGFGHRVYKNHDPRATVMRKACHEVLDDLNINDPLLDVAMELERIALEDPYFVEKKLYPNVDFYSGLVLRAMGIPKSMFTVIFAISRTIGWISHWKEMLDQPGLKIGRPRQLYTGEVGLKIDDVKNRSNT
- the aat gene encoding leucyl/phenylalanyl-tRNA--protein transferase, which gives rise to MTLYIPELPINNTIFPDTSLALSDPDGLLAMGGDLSPQRIIKAYQQGIFPWFSDGQPILWWSPSQRAIIQPNLVHISSSMKKIISKNNFSLSINHAFHDVIDACAAPRGNQNETWITFDMIAAYQKLHQQGIAHSIEVWRDNKLVGGLYGVCIGSVFCGESMFSKEDNTSKIAFIALCQHFDKFKGQLIDCQILTKHLQSFGVQNESRDNFINYLNQYKNININKKCWDKQTIFIKNR
- a CDS encoding CBS domain-containing protein, with protein sequence MENLQILHCMSGKSIFFKKEMPIESAVTKLLVSKEIGGPVLDDRGHVIGWLSEQDCLAKMLAASYYCELVALVEDVMVNTPLTVKATMSIIDLAQLMLSAKPKIYPVVDENNKFIGLISRKDVLAGMSKQFNICSPVM
- a CDS encoding DUF2058 domain-containing protein; protein product: MASLQEQLMKSGLINKQKAQQVQTDKRRKAKQKKKKGSVEVSDMQMSLNDQKQQNKQQDLDKNKKTQAELALRAAHGKLIQMIAQHCEKNYQGEIDYHFTYNNKVKRIAVDSKTQQGLIRGNLAICVLNEAFYLINKEAAGILAEIDSSVLVALHDTKEPLEALEDDPYADFAIPDDLIW
- a CDS encoding YajQ family cyclic di-GMP-binding protein, with protein sequence MPSFDIVSEIDTSELQNAVDNANRELATRFDFRGVKASLSITNDVAKLSAEHDSQLRQLMDLLRTNLIKRGVDSRAMDPETPNHTGKTWTQVIKFKEGVDQPTSKKLIKLIKDNKMKVQVAVQGEQLRVTGKKRDDLQAVMTLIKGTELDQAFQFNNFRD
- a CDS encoding ketopantoate reductase family protein; the protein is MWQIIGAGAIGCLWAANLLRIREKVQLITRRPCTANLLQYQDLLKQQFTFPITTSTSLSSTSDPVLVCVKATQVIPAITTHLASIDAEQAIILMHNGMGCAEQVAKLLPDNPIICATTANASLLHSPLNIEQTGKGVTYLGAYNNKGKLFQSLQVPLNSALTNTCWCEDVNEKLWLKLIINMAINPLTAIHQIKNGQLKESFFQTQINSLVNESLAVANAEGVTFKKEEILAIIQQVITLTAENLSSMNRDIFYRRHTENEFIAGYLLKSATFKQIHTPTIMRLYQQIKALEQAALAEQ
- a CDS encoding COG3014 family protein; the encoded protein is MQKILLIVVIVLLSGCTAYQRDSNRLATALNTQSPERVLAQLQDAEPKARDNAQFHLNKGLLAFLTGDFDSAITTLSLAKKEMSVLEATSISENVGAGTLSETLRSYSGYPTDRVMVHNILALSYLFKNELEGARVEILQADIAMKKLAEKDSLNGQLASAHLIAGIVYELLNEQSNALISYRFAQDIITQRVMPLPLGLKQALLRMSFKLGAEQQFVNYQKRFPDLPKPSQKTDNQVFVLYFDGVVSHKVERTVVLPSQNFAQLIRISMPDYPRVEQRIRGAQLRLSKQQVRTEIVENVDDLVREDLERETPSILLLTTTRALAKYELVRRVTQKDNLVGLLLNLATVATENADLRSWNMLPGNIQFGYLETTENEIQINGFNDRPEKINILKGSKNMILINSLSDHVFHYQQL
- a CDS encoding penicillin-binding protein activator LpoB — protein: MKTQKNLWAALAVTFILTACSTSVERIDAQEQIDLSGAWNDTDSQLVAREMIDDSLSRPWIVQFVTQTGKDPAVIVGSVKNLSHEHINTNTFVANMERELINSGKVQFVASAVARQEVRAERGDQDLNATAESRNVARQEYGADFMMQGQINTIIDMEGKTQVRYYQVNLELISIKDNRKVWVGEKKIKKLVRNSRLRQ